A stretch of the Leguminivora glycinivorella isolate SPB_JAAS2020 chromosome 2, LegGlyc_1.1, whole genome shotgun sequence genome encodes the following:
- the LOC125234992 gene encoding probable sodium/potassium-transporting ATPase subunit beta-3 → MELNEIRRDPSQPLNAVRIAANGVPGAPNAPKPQDFIPPPVHHHGHRHKRRWYHFCYDKEKKTVCDRTCASWLAILAYSIFYIIFLCVYTLIFLYASLCIIKSLQVYNTEPAPFILYDGPSNIGLTAIPTAVNYKMSLISYKDNDYVKYIETLGNTVSKRQSEVIKQLGPCGVAPFGYGDTPCVLVKINKHYGSSALPLRPGSLNSSDIPPTIKPWASMASKLWLQCSGISPHDTEHMGTVKYYPDPPGFDPGTYSPSNGSDTGLIGVQLSNFTKGLALSIECSLYYEGGKSTVDFVLYVSNSKTVA, encoded by the coding sequence ATGGAATTAAACGAAATAAGAAGGGATCCTTCACAGCCGCTGAACGCTGTTCGTATCGCCGCGAATGGTGTCCCCGGCGCTCCCAATGCTCCCAAACCTCAAGACTTCATTCCTCCTCCCGTGCACCATCACGGACATCGTCATAAACGGAGATGGTACCATTTCTGCTACGATAAAGAAAAGAAAACCGTTTGCGACAGAACTTGCGCTAGCTGGCTGGCTATATTGGCTTACTCTATTTTCTACATCATATTTTTGTGCGTGTACACATTGATTTTTCTTTATGCGTCCCTGTGTATCATTAAAAGTCTCCAAGTTTATAATACGGAGCCTGCACCCTTCATCTTATATGACGGGCCTAGTAATATAGGCTTAACTGCCATACCGACTGCTGTGAATTATAAAATGTCGCTTATTTCGTACAAGGATAATGATTATGTGAAATACATCGAAACTCTGGGAAATACCGTCAGTAAAAGACAATCGGAGGTAATCAAGCAGCTCGGACCTTGCGGAGTAGCACCTTTTGGGTACGGAGACACGCCTTGTGTTCttgtaaaaataaacaaacattatgGCTCCAGCGCGTTACCTCTGAGACCAGGAAGTCTTAATTCCAGCGACATTCCGCCTACGATAAAGCCATGGGCAAGCATGGCTTCCAAGCTTTGGTTGCAATGTAGCGGCATTAGTCCTCATGATACGGAACATATGGGCACAGTGAAGTACTACCCGGACCCTCCAGGATTCGACCCAGGGACATATTCTCCGAGCAACGGCTCCGATACAGGTCTAATAGGAGTGCAATTGTCTAATTTTACAAAGGGACTGGCTTTGTCGATTGAGTGTAGTTTGTATTACGAAGGCGGTAAATCTACGGTGGATTTTGTGCTTTACGTTAGCAATTCAAAAACAGTAGCATAA